TGACGCATTATCTACACTGAAAATAGAGGTCAATATGCTCTGTAACATTTTAGAAATGCCCTTCCTTCGACTTGCTGCCATTGAGAGTCGACCCTTAGTGTAATAACCTGGGCCACTCCTCGCTGGGTACGAGCTTCTTGTTTGTTGAACCCAACCGGTAAaaccgtgtcgccaagcgatttagcgttccggtatcaagggctatcttgtatctgaatgataaaaaaaacttagagTAGTGTGATCCTTAGTGCGAGCTACCCGCACTTTTCCAATTCGTGTGTCGATTCGAGCGCTCGACACCTACACTACATGCATAGGAAGCATAGGATGATAAGCCTCAACAATGCCTACAACAGCGAAATGGTTAGTGAAAAGCAAAGAATTACATTGCTTTATCTAGGTACCGGACAAGATACGACGGACCTTGAAACATCTGGCACGCAGTGAGGGAGAGAGACGGCGTTATCCATTTCTTACCTGTGATCTCGACTTGTGGGCAAGAAATAGAGATATCTCTACGATAGTCGATAGGAGGAATCTATTGTGGAGTGTAGAATCGCCGTGATAGTAGTAGTCTAGTAGTAGAAAGTGTTGGCTATGTAAAATAACGGTGGCGCTACAGTAGCcatcaattaattaaaaaaaagcggtaaatttaaaatttagaaataaactatatttaggtacagaagtaaaattcaattaaaaaaaacacaatttattaacacaaaaccaaatacttttacaattatcaaacttttaatgattggaacaaaatttaacacgaaagacacaaaaagtaaaagtcagtaataaagaaaaacataattcaaaccagaccacgatgaatacagcacaaaaatcagtagcgaaatgagcccagtgctcgcgcgcgctcagcttttatagctaagctcattaagagaggtggcgtgacctaagaCGGCCTCTCCTGACTATGCGGCGTCCTCGCCCGCCAAAATAGCCAGAAAAGGTCGTGAGATCTTCTCTGCGGAGACTTGCAGCTGGTGCCGCAACGCTGTCGGCGTGCGGTGCGCGAGGGGAGACCGGTGAGGAGCTCGCCGAATGGAGCGATGCCTCTGCCTCTACCGCGTAAGGTGCCGGGGCAGACTCAGGTGCGGAAGGGGGACCAGCACCTGGGCCAACTACTTCATAGTCATCACCTGAAATTAGCTTCGATATAGCACAACTCCATAGCTATAAATGGTAACACAATGGGTAAGCAATTCGAAATGCGACTTAGTATTAGCTAGACATGTAGATAAATCATTTAGTTTTATGGGGTGTCCCTATCACCCAGAGGAGGTGACACCTAACAACCTATGAGACGTCTCAAACCTAGCGCGCGCTTCTTCTCGTCAtcttcagaccgccagactcggggaacggtctcagaccgtcagactcgggcaacggtctatggagcaggaacttgagatgaccttcatcagaccaccagactcgggcaacggtctcagaccaccagactcgggcaacggtctatggagcaggaacttgagatgaacttcatcagaccaccagactcgggcaacggtctcagaccaccagactcgggcaacggtctatggagcaggaacttgagatgaccatcatcagaccaccgggctcgggcaacagtctatgaaagtgcatctcaaccagccatcgttgaacttcccttgaggagtaaagcattaccgtgatttgtttagtcatagcacaaaaatagatgtcgtggatcagtccgtcagtagataagtacgtaagggagcaagcaaggcctttttagtaaggagggtgagagttttggggctatgattaacaaaatcacgACTTTCATCTTCACCACCACAAAGTAGTCAACAAGCTGAACTTACATTCGAAGAAGGCACCACACGCATCCGGGCACCACTCCTTGCCAGGGCACCATGCCCTCCGCCGCCACCTGAGCGGTCTTGCCATACGACCCACTCAGCAGCTCCAGCTCGTAGCGGCCGATTCAGGACCTTGCATGGACCTCACATGCCAGAGTCAAACTTCCCCGTTGACTGGGAATACTTGATCACCAACACCATGCCTCCAGCCTTCAACACGCGAGGTGGACGACGATTCTGGTTAGCATAGGCATCCTGCCGGGACTGATTTCACCTCAGCAGCTTACTTGCCCTGGAGCGTCACATTTCACGCCATGCCACTCGATCAAGCCGTACAGTTTCAGCAACCACATTGTGTGCTGGTGAGGAACTCTGGAGACctgcttgtttgatatacaaaccAGGCAGTAAACCACACGCTTGACTACGAACTCACGTAGCCCAAGAAACCAGAAGTACTTCAGGGTCAGGTCCAGAGTCTTTTCGACGAAGACTTGCAGCAGACTAAGACGGTATCACGAAAACCACGCTTCCGCTCCTACTGGTGAGTAGCGGTAATAGAGCGTAACACTTTAGTACACATACCGATGAGAGTCTAGCTGTCCCACTTACAGATACTCGACGAGCGTGTCTTGATCTGCGACCTGCACCATCTAAACCCAGTTGCTCGGCTTGGTGATGCCGTTGACTTAAAGGGTTGCAGCTAAGATAGTCGCCACAACACATCATCGTGCGCTTTTAGTACTCAAAGGCGAAGATGAAGTCATGGAAATAAATCCACTTACGGGTAACGCGCAGCAGCGGCAGCAGCAGCGCTCGGTGGCTGTGAAAGCGTTGTAGTTGGTCACACCCTTACACTGAAGACAAACCAAATGGTGGCGGAAGTCGCTTCCAGCACGTAGgagtactacctactcactgcACCCTGGGTAAATCAGCAAAGATTGCTACCTTAGACTCAGTGGTGAGTCGCTCAGTGATGTTCTGACGTATCTTTTCATGTTCAGGGCCTCAATGAAAGGGAACCTCTTTTTTTCGTCAAACGTGCAAGGCAGGCTGTCTGAATAGCATACTCCTCAACGTAGCGCCGAAAGTACCCAGCTAGATCTTAGATTGCCAGATTTGTTTAATGTACTCAAGGGGTAAGGACTTTTACCTACGTTATGGCCTTGTCCTAAAGACTCGGCCTCGCCTGACCCTAACAAATGAATCTCATAAAAATGGTAAACTCGGAAACAATCGGTAACGGGAAttatcagattttctaaaagagttgaatctacccacgttacattatttacgaACACACTACAGTGCGTCGCTGGCTAGCATGTCATACGAAACACCTTCAAGTCCAAGACGGTATGCGTAGGTCACGTGCTTTAATACAACACGTGCATATCGAAATCATggacactaactttaaaaaaagaacattctcaCCAATCAGCTCGTACAAGGGCTTGGCAGCGCTTGTGTTGCCCCACGATGCGCATGGCATCGTGCCACAATACCAGTGAGCTGAAACGTTCACGAAGGGCGCCGACGACTTGGAGCAGCATGCACGGCTTGGCACCGAACACCAGTGAGCCACCATGCTCACGAGAGGCACCGTAGCCCGCAGCGGCGCACGCAGCGCAGTaccaccagcgcgccgtctggctcgccaagagcgcagaaaggcgcggcagcggcgcggcacggcgcagaaaggcgcggcagcggcgcagcaacgccagcgcagcgtcacgctcgtgcagagcgcaggaaggcatggcagcggcgcggcatggcgcagcaacgccagcgcaccgtcacgctcgtgcagagcgcagaaaggcatggcagcggagcggcacggcgcagcaacgccagcgcaccgtcacgctcgtgcagagcgcagaaaggcatggcagcggcgcggcacggcgcagcaacgccagcgcagcgtcacgctcgtgcagagcgcaggaaggcatggcagcggcgcggcacggcgcagcaacgccagcgcatcgtcacgctcgtgcagagcgcagaaaggcatggcagcggcgcggcacggcgcagcaacgccagcgcagcgtcacgctcgtgcagagcgcaggaaggcatggcagcggcgcggcatggcgcagcaacgccagcgcacagtcacgctcgtgcagagcgcagaaaggcgcggcggcggcgcggcacggcgcagcaacgccagcgcagcgtcacgctcgtgcagagcgcagaaaggcacggcagcggcgcggcacggcgcagcaacgccagcgcagcgtcacgctcgtgcagagcgcagaaaggcgcggcggcggcgcggcacggcgcagcaacgccagcgcagcgtcaggcCAGAGCATAGCCAGCCTCGCTCTCATGCAGAATTCCAAAGCCCGCAGCCAAGCGTGCAGCATTGCGTCGGAAcattcgagaaaagaaagataaatgtcAGCACTATGTTCGAATCATGTTCGAATATAACTATTTCCCAGTTGGATTAGTACATctgtccttattacgacaggtCTACCTAACACCACATGAAGATTGATTTTTAATCTTATGTCACCCGGGaagctcaattttttttttatctcgtggcaaaaataataattgttcagcaaaaactcatctacctacattacggttactctttttacaaaaagaacactgaattgcatcaaaaccgatgttctagattttcgataagttttaacttttcgtacagtaggtacactctgtgatcctaattttcacacagaaaacagcgtgattggaaagtactatgactaagactacgctttctagtcttaaactgcgaatttaaattgcgggtatcttggTGAGATACTTCATGAAGTGACTAATGGACCGACATAGATGTTCTTAATCTCAATGTCTACCTCTCGTGGGCACAGtggaataaattccgttttaaaattgatctaagactgatcataacaaaaaccttttgTACAATTTCCACTTTACGAAACTACCTCCCGGCTATGCCATCGGTTGAGGTTACGAACATGATCAACTTTTTTACACCATGCATCAACATCATTAAAAATCGagaccaaaaataaagacatctaCGTTCCACTAATTGTACGACACCGACTAGCACGCCTTtgttcattattcaatttacgtgaattacttttatacttaaatcgatTAGTAGATTTAGACGACGGCattattaattcacaaaaacacgtagggtagacgtgaaaacttttagacaaaaattcaatttggataaacacacttgaactagatacgttcgcgtggccaatacgtgcttagccataaagccaaaggtttaggtacttgattttaaagatttaattgcAGTGACTTCATCTTGTGCGGAACAAGGTGCGGAAACGGGAGTGTTGCATTCTGTTTGAACGGTCACAGTGTTACGGAGACGATAAATATTACACTCGCGTGTAGTTACTACCGAGGTTAAACTAttttcgacaagtctcgacacgttttactatcgcggagtattgagtgtaacgtttggataaaaacacgactaagtgcgtgatctcgcgacctatatctaggccctgctgtttcacatcaacgtggtctgcttcgaaaacttcgagtttgatcacggcacatcacggctacgatcgcggttacgatacccgcgatccgacattgtacaagaaaaacaacaaaaatttaaaagttagaattttgttccaatttaagcaaactgattgtcagtgactagattttaactatagtgggctattgaataggaatcccagttctgaatttaggtacagaagtaaaattcaattaaaaaaaacacaatttattaacacaaaaccaaatacttttacaattatcaaacttttaatgattggaacaaaatttaacacgaaagacacaaaaagtaaaagtcagtaataaagaaaaacataattcaaaccagaccacgatgaatacagcacaaaaatcagtagcgaaatgagcccagtgctcgcgcgcgctcagcttttatagctaagctcattaagagaggtggcgtgacctaagaCTATTATCTtccacagatttttatttgatttattaatGAAGCGTGAATAACGCTGACGAGTGCGAGAATAAAACCGAGGTTCCTGGCGTCatcagttacaagttacaactgaATAACGGTGGGGCGCAGGCGGccggcgtccaccacggttcctggcgtcagttacaactgaatgacggtggggcgcgggcggccggcgtccaccacggttcctggcgtcagttacaactgaatgacggtggggcgcgggcggccggcgtccaccacggttcctggcgtcagttacaactgaatgacggtggggcgcgggcggccggcgtccaccacggttcctggcgtcagttacaactgaatgacggtggggcgcagGCGGCCGACGtacaccacggttcctggcgtcagttacaactgaatgacggtggggcgcgggcggccggcgtccaccacggttcctggcgtcagttacaactgaatgacggtggggcgcgggcggccggcgtccaccacggttcctggcgtcagttacaactgaatgacggtggggcgcgggcggccgacgtacaccacg
The Maniola hyperantus chromosome 11, iAphHyp1.2, whole genome shotgun sequence DNA segment above includes these coding regions:
- the LOC138403003 gene encoding uncharacterized protein → MPFCALHERDGALALLRHAAPLPCLPALCTSVTLRWRCCAAAAPFCAVPRRCRAFLRSWRARRRAGGTALRAPLRATVPLVSMVAHWCSVPSRACCSKSSAPFVNVSAHWYCGTMPCASWGNTSAAKPLYELIGCSE